One stretch of Pseudomonadota bacterium DNA includes these proteins:
- a CDS encoding metal ABC transporter substrate-binding protein produces MKTLLALTAAMLLAILPGAASAKVRVVSTIPDFGAIAKEVGGDRVAVTSLVRPTQDPHFLDAKPSFIVDLNRADLVLLAGMELEAGWLPPLLVGARNGAIQRGADGYLDCSTLIPPMEVESADRSKGDVHPGGNPHYWSDPRNGVRLARGIAKRLAAIDPKGAEAYGAGADAFVKRLEAKMAEWRRAFDACKGTKVVVYHRSWIYFLDWAGYREVGALEPKPGIPPSPSHVASLVKRVRSENVRYVIQESFYPTTLSKIFAKKAGARLEVLPTMVGADGTQSYIELIDKLVRRLTAS; encoded by the coding sequence ATGAAAACGTTGCTTGCATTAACCGCTGCCATGTTGCTCGCGATCCTGCCTGGGGCCGCATCCGCGAAGGTGCGCGTCGTCTCCACGATCCCCGACTTCGGCGCGATCGCGAAGGAGGTCGGCGGCGACCGGGTCGCGGTCACGTCGCTCGTGCGGCCCACGCAGGACCCGCACTTCCTGGACGCCAAGCCGAGCTTCATCGTGGATCTCAACCGCGCCGATCTCGTGCTGCTCGCCGGGATGGAGCTCGAGGCGGGCTGGCTGCCGCCGCTCCTCGTGGGCGCGCGCAACGGCGCGATCCAGCGCGGCGCGGACGGCTACCTCGACTGCTCGACGCTCATCCCGCCGATGGAGGTGGAGTCCGCGGACAGATCCAAGGGCGACGTCCACCCAGGTGGAAACCCACACTACTGGAGCGATCCGCGCAACGGCGTGAGGCTCGCGCGCGGCATCGCGAAGCGGCTCGCCGCGATCGATCCGAAAGGCGCCGAGGCGTATGGAGCAGGCGCCGACGCGTTCGTGAAGCGGCTCGAGGCGAAGATGGCCGAGTGGCGCAGGGCGTTCGACGCCTGCAAGGGCACGAAGGTCGTCGTCTACCACAGGAGCTGGATCTACTTCCTCGACTGGGCGGGCTACCGCGAGGTCGGCGCGCTCGAGCCCAAGCCGGGCATCCCACCGAGCCCGTCGCACGTGGCGAGCCTCGTCAAGCGGGTCCGGTCCGAGAACGTCCGGTACGTGATCCAGGAGTCGTTCTACCCGACCACGCTGTCGAAGATCTTCGCGAAGAAGGCAGGCGCCCGGCTCGAGGTGCTGCCGACGATGGTCGGCGCCGACGGCACGCAGAGCTACATCGAGCTCATCGACAAGCTCGTGCGCCGTCTGACGGCCTCATGA
- a CDS encoding metal ABC transporter ATP-binding protein, translating to MSDAVTGTGALVRLQGVSIGYGGRALLAGISFSIDEGDTLALVGPNGAGKTTLVATMLGTLRPVAGTVARRPGLTVGFVPQRGRHDPIFALTARDVAAMGAMGAVTGRRLPRLGPAARDATERALEELGVGPLAGEAFRDLSGGQQQRVLIARALVRDPALLVLDEPTAGMDVPSERDLLDLVTGLASTRRTAVVLVTHQLALAAERASRIAIVNKDGGLFALGEARDIMTSERLSAAYGRAMEVVGTGDALVVRPTGGGR from the coding sequence ATGAGTGACGCCGTGACCGGTACCGGCGCGCTCGTTCGCCTGCAAGGCGTCTCGATCGGCTACGGCGGACGGGCGCTCCTCGCGGGGATCTCGTTCTCGATCGACGAGGGGGACACCCTCGCCCTGGTCGGTCCCAACGGTGCGGGGAAGACGACGCTCGTGGCGACGATGCTCGGCACGCTGCGGCCGGTCGCAGGGACGGTGGCGCGGCGCCCCGGGCTCACGGTCGGCTTCGTGCCGCAGCGGGGGCGCCACGATCCGATCTTCGCGCTCACGGCGCGCGACGTCGCGGCCATGGGCGCGATGGGGGCGGTGACCGGGCGCCGTCTCCCGCGGCTCGGGCCGGCTGCGCGCGACGCGACCGAGCGGGCGCTCGAGGAGCTCGGGGTCGGCCCGCTCGCGGGAGAGGCGTTCCGGGATCTCTCCGGCGGCCAGCAGCAGCGGGTGCTGATCGCCCGCGCCCTCGTCCGCGATCCGGCGCTCCTCGTGCTCGACGAGCCGACGGCCGGCATGGACGTCCCGTCCGAGCGGGATCTGCTCGACCTCGTCACCGGCCTCGCGAGCACGCGCCGCACCGCGGTGGTGCTCGTCACCCACCAGCTCGCGCTCGCGGCGGAGCGAGCCTCGCGGATCGCCATCGTGAACAAGGATGGCGGGCTGTTCGCCCTGGGGGAGGCAAGGGATATCATGACCTCCGAGCGCCTGTCCGCGGCGTACGGCCGGGCGATGGAGGTCGTCGGGACCGGGGACGCGCTGGTGGTGCGCCCGACGGGCGGGGGGAGGTGA